In one Rutidosis leptorrhynchoides isolate AG116_Rl617_1_P2 chromosome 8, CSIRO_AGI_Rlap_v1, whole genome shotgun sequence genomic region, the following are encoded:
- the LOC139864726 gene encoding uncharacterized protein translates to MPTFTVLYKAKEQRNYHCRRTKNSGQGGGVRRLLAADDDSRCWSEANEFNGGGGNNSICIHINCGNWCQNLIGKYLSLIVTAITTHILFDPTHLPFIVLLPSNPASHLNFLGFSFIIIYASIYPTRQLDFIPVAESCNKDVAGALISMYDCGLAAKIKMNLV, encoded by the exons ATGCCCACCTTCACAG TGCTTTATAAAGCAAAGGAACAAAGGAATTACCACTGCCGTAGAACAAAGAATTCCGGTCAAGGAGGAGGAGTCCGGCGGCTGTTGGCGGCAGATGACGACAGTCGGTGTTGGTctgaagcaaatgagtttaatggtggtggtggc aataatagTATTTGTATACATATAAATTGTGGTAATTGGTGTCAAAATTTGATTGGTAAATACCTTTCGTTAATAGTAACCGCTATTACCACCCACATCCTTTTTGACCCGACCCATCTTCCCTTTATTGTTTTACTGCCTTCTAATCCAGCCTCACACTTGAACTTTCTAGGGTTTTCCTTCATCATAATCTACGCTTCTATCTACCCTACCAGACAACTCGATTTCATCCCTGTCGC TGAATCGTGTAACAAAGATGTAGCTGGGGCATTGATTAGCATGTATGATTGTGGTCTTGCTGCCAAAATTAAGATGAATTTAG TATGA
- the LOC139861985 gene encoding large ribosomal subunit protein uL30z, which translates to MADLEPKPLNYEIENVLKKRKNNEDWANRRKEQFEQRVKKSKSDNFVIKKPEHFIREYRDKEADLITMKHRAKRPIKASTSPQSKLLFVIRIRGKNDMHPQTRKYLYSLRLRRIFTGVFVKANARVLETLQKVEPYVTYGYPNLKSVNELIYKKGLAKVNKQIYPLTDNNIIEQALAEHKIICIEDIVNEIANVGPHFKEVCNFLCPFNLNKPEKPLEGKKKAYRNGGDSGNREDQINEFISKLN; encoded by the exons ATGGCTGATTTGGAACCAAAGCCGCTTAATTATGAGATAGAGAATGTTTTGAAGAAAAGGAAAAACAATGAGGATTGGGCAAACAGAAGGAAAGAACAGTTCGAACAAAGGGTTAAGAAATCCAAAAGTGATAATTTTGTTATTAAGAAGCCCGAACATTTTATCAGAGAATACCGTGATAAA GAGGCTGATCTTATTACAATGAAACATAGGGCAAAGCGGCCAATAAAGGCATCCACGTCCCCTCAATCAAAGCTGCTTTTCGTCATTCGTATACGAGG TAAAAATGACATGCATCCACAAACAAGGAAATATCTCTACTCTTTGAGATTAAGGAGAATCTTCACTGGTGTTTTTGTCAAGGCGAATGCTAGAGTGttggaaactttacagaaagtgGAGCCATATGTGACTTACGG GTATCCTAACCTGAAGAGTGTGAATGAGCTGATATACAAGAAGGGGTTGGCCAAAGTTAACAAGCAAATATATCCATTGACAGACAATAACATCATTGAACAG GCATTAGCCGAGCATAAAATTATATGCATAGAAGACATTGTAAACGAGATAGCGAATGTTGGTCCGCATTTCAAGGAGGTTTGCAATTTTCTGTGCCCTTTTAATCTAAACAAGCCTGAGAAGCCATTGGAGGGTAAGAAAAAAGCATACAGGAATGGAGGTGATTCTGGTAACCGTGAGGATCAAATCAACGAGTTTATTAGCAAGTTGAATTAA